Below is a genomic region from Miscanthus floridulus cultivar M001 chromosome 1, ASM1932011v1, whole genome shotgun sequence.
AAATGCTAGAATATATTTATGTGAAAAAATACCCTCAGTATTTAATTTTTTCAAAGAAACAGTACATAGTTCTATCACAATATGAAGACACAAATATTTGCTTGGGAATTAAATAACTTCGTGAAGTCAACTTTTTGATAGGGCGAGATAGTTCTTACATACCGGTACCAACATCACTATTAGTTTCCCTCTTGTTGTGCAAAAATTTCCCCAAGGCATGAAATAGTGAAAGTGTCTCATCCCTTCCACATGGGGAGGGTAGTGCACTGCTAGGGCCATAGCTCTCATGCCCTGGAACCAGAGAATCATGGCTCTTTGAACCAGTACGATTAGAACTTGTTGCCAATGCAGAACTATGCCTTCTGGGATCAAGACAATAGTATTGAAGAGACATTATTGCATGTCTGATATCACCTCCACTAGAGGTTGCCATTTGATGCAATAATTCTTCAGATGCATTACAGCTTTCTTCTTTGCATATTCGAACAAGGATTTTCTTGATAGAATTTGTGGTTACCGGATTGAAAGCAATCTGCAAGAAATTGTGGTGCACTATGAGAAAAGGCAGTCTTAAAAACATAATTAGTGGTCATCATCAAATCTGTCAAACATTTGATCTACCTTGTGAGCACCAGCATCTTGAAGTAAGGACTCAAGGTCCTCAGACTTCCACATTGCAGTATCGTTACTCTCACTTTTGTGATAGTGAGTGAGTGAAATGACAGTTGGTACTTGAGTACTTCGAATTAAACCAGTTAAGCATTTTCCTAGTCTTGCAAAAGCAACACTTCCACTTGTTACAGGGATGTCATCAATCAAAATGATAATGAGCTTCCTTTGGGACTTGGTATTGGTTGGACAAAGCATTGAATACTTCCTTATCTTCTCCACAAAGGTTTCAAATTCTTCAAGCTTGGATATATAGCGTAATCCTTCAAACAACCATTGAAGAAAACTATATAAATTATCTGTAACTGAAAAATACTGACAACTGGAATGCTTTGACAATGTGCTTCTATGGACATGAGTACGATAGAAGTATGTGGATGTAGACTCTGCATCGGTTCTTTCAATTGCAACAAATAAGAGTTAGAAAGCATATTTAGACAACAACAGATACTAACCGCTACCTGAATTAGCATGAATATGTTCAGCCCACAGTGTTGGTACTGGAGTTGTCCACTCACATAAGTCCGCTCCAAGGTCATCAGCAATTGCTTTCACAGTTGCCTGGGAGAAATAACATTACTAGCAAGTACAGTTCCAGAGCAACAGAATCAAGTTATCCACTACGGATAGCATAGTGATTTTTTTATCTCCACATTCACCTAAGTATTCTGAAGGAACAAGAACTAACACCCAAAAATAAAAACGCCCCCAACCCCTCTACAAGAAAGATTAAAGGAACAAAATCAAAGAAAGAAATGAATTAAACTGTGTGGTACTATAAGCAGGATCTTATCAGAAATTGAGTGATGTCATTGTTTCTTTgtcttgtgtgtgtgtgtgtgtgtgttgggcggggggggggggggggggggggggggggggggggggggggggggcgtgttGAGACATGATCAGATTCTTAGACTTTAGAGCTGTCAACCTGTTATGGCGGGCTGTGGTTCATGATGCGCCAAATCACATCCAGCAAACTAGGGATTGAATAGGTCTACTGAACAAACTAACAGCTGGACTTAATCAAATTGAGCCCAAACTCGCTTTCATCATTTGGGTACAAAGTTTTCAAAATGCAACGGAAGGACGTACTGATTTTCCGACACCAGTTTGCCCAGTTAGGACAAGGGTCCATCCTCCAACTGTTGTCTGCAAAATTGCCTTTGCACTATTAGTATTCCTCTATCCTCAAAAATTGAAATATATAAAAATTAGAAATGGAAAAGGTAGCTGACTAGAGTAGATATTTGGTCATTTTGAACCGCCTACAACTACAACAGTAATAAAAATCACAAAATAATAATGCAGTTCAAAATTTACACAAGCTTTATCAATGCAGAGTTGCAGACAACTCCTGTCAGGCAGTCACTATGGGAAAGCTCAAGGATTGCGTTTGATTCCTAACAATTCAAACATTCACATATCAAGGAAAAGAGTTTCTGATTACGCATGTGCTTTTGTGAGATACTCTAGCATGAGGTGATGCCTGATTGCAACATTATTATTACAATCCAGATGCTGGTTGAATTGTAATGCCAGGACAGGCatacacaaatatatatatatatatatatatatatatatatatatatatatatatatatatatttatttatcagAGTTCTTCACGGGGTCAAGTCCCCATCCCCTTTTGAACCGTCACGTAACCAGAAAAGGGAAAAccacaaaaatatatatatatagttccatCTGGTTTGCAGCAATGAATATTCTGACAACCTAATAATTCTGATTATACACTTATTCACATGATCTCGCTGAATATGTGCATTAGCCAAATTGGTTGGACTATATTCCACTAACTAACTATAATTCACAATTGAATTTGTTTCAATTCAAAATAATCACCTTTGGTGCCTTCAGCTTCTCTTCCAACCATTTTTTTACATCTTCAATCTACAAGAATAAGACTGTGTGACATATCATGTAAGTGCATTCATATTCATTGCTCATGCATGGTGACAAATTATGAAGAAACTGAAACAATAAATCAACACCCTGATATATTGACATTTAAAAAAATATGGATGAAGAGGAGATACATAAAGTAGGCAATACAATAGATTGAGTATATCCTATCAAAGGATGAGCTAAGTTAAAGGTTAATAAAGGTATACAGCATGTGTTGTAAGTTTGTAACAAAAAGAACCGACCTTCTTTTTATGAACAGCAAGCTCAGCCAACGAGTGGGGTTTGTACTTGTCAACCCAAAGCTCTTTCGTTTTCCGTATAAACCCTGCCTAGAAGTAGGCTAATCAGAGAGGAAAGTGAAATGGTGAAGCTTCACATTCACATGGGTCTGTGACCACCACAAAATCAAGTCAGGAAATATCAATCAGCCAGGAAAGAAAGAAGAGATTGCCCAAGACAGGTTCCACATGAAGACAGGAAATTACAGGTTCAtctaaaagcaaaagcaaaaataaaataataataatacatgtgAGGCTATATGTTGATCTTGATATTTTACTTGCCATGAGCGACAAAAACATCCCTCTGAAGTCTGAACTGTCTTTTTTCCATACAGTTAATGATCTATCAATGTATCATTAGTACACATTTGTATCGAAATCTTCTATATGTCCAATACATTCAGCCAACTTGTATGTCTTAAATATTCATTCCTTGAAAAGATTCCCTTGATAAGGATGAAAGGCTTAGCATGACAACTAGTTTGTTAAAGGTGTGCTGTGTCCTCCTAAATTGCTGGTGCTAGTGGTTACCACCTGTTCTCAATTTGTATGGCAAATTTAAATAGAAAATGCAGTGGCTATCTAAGAAGCTTTCACAAGATACAAAAAAAAAGGAGGAACGGGGGTGAAAGAGATGTCGTTATTCAGCATACATTGACACTTTGTTATTATGTTTTCTGGGGCAGTTCATCTTGCTAATTTATCCTAAAGCTTGTTTAGGTCGTGTAAATCTAGGAATCATACGTCCATCCTTGAAAACTTTCATAATGGCATCATCTAGAGCTGATTCAACTTCAAATTTAACAGTAGTACCAATCCAAATAAAGCAACATAGGTTGCCAAACGCCATCTCACCTACAAGAATACTTAAGTAAACTATCTATCCTGTAGCAATCGTGAGCCGTATTATGCCTTTGTATTGTCATGATACTATATTGACTAGATACGATAGTAGGGTAGTTCTCGAGCTAAGCTCGCTGCCAGCCACCGAACATCACCAGACAACACGGTTCAGTTCAGAGTTCTAGTGCAGGTTCAGCTTGTTACACAAGAGCATAGCTCACATAGCAAACAGAACTCTCTCACCAACGCTGAGATTAACAGGCACTCATTCTCAGCCTTGGTACCACGGTTGGGCTGAAACAGTCACAGTGCGCGAAGCCCAGCTGCTTCTCGAACTGAAAGCGCCAATAGGGAAAACGATTCAGGAGTTCCCTCCCGATCTTGAGACAGCAGTAATTCCCTTGCCTGATGTTGCTGCAGGTTGACTGGCTTGTCTGTGAAATGAATAACCGCAgcagtatagtgctaacttcaaTGCGAAGATCAACAAAGGTATTGGGCATCCTTTTTTGTTCCATGTCTCGTAGTCTACTTTGCATAGTTTCCCAACAGTACTTAGGATTTAACCATGCAATACAGCATGTGAGCGTGGTGACTCGGTCATTGGAGTACCATTATACAATGTTTCCAGACCAGTACAAACAAAGAGATAACTCAGAGCTGCTATCGAACAGCAACCAACTCAAGTAGCAATACATGCCATGTACATTGGATGCTTACAGTATGTCATGTTTGGGAGCTTTATCAAAAGAAAACTCTATGTTCATAATTTTGTCTCATTATATGGAATTCAGAATAAAATCTAAAGAAATATACAGTTATACAAGAAAAGAGATGAAAAATAAATATACCTGGCATGCTGAAGTCATTAAAACATTCTGAAAAATCTTCAGAGAGCATATCAAATTCAGCCTTTTCAGATAAGAGAAAAAATATCAGTAATCAATTAAACAAAAGGATCAGCTCAAATTAGAATAGATTGGATGCTAACAGACAAAGAAAAATCATATAGCACTAAGAACAAGTTAAGACAGGAAATCCATCTATATTGTTTTATCCCTTTTTGTGCCAAACTAGCTGTTCATTTTCAGTGGTTGGCGAGCTGGAATCAGCATGTGAGTTAATCACCAACATTTAGTGAGAACTTGGTTCAGAAACTAAAAGATCTCCAAATATAACCATTGTTCCATTTGCGATTTAGATGAAAATGAAATGAGTAATGAGGAGCAAATCGAAGTTAGATACATGTATATAGAATCAATGTTTTCAGTATTGACTTACGTCAGCCTTCGAGCTAAAATGCTAAAGGACATGCCATACAATTATAGAAATCCCATTCCCATGTCTCAGGATGTGACAGCCTAGATTAACCAATCAAATATGCATCATATGAAACTGACCAGGAATTCATAGGCTTGACTGCGATAATAGAACTTAAATAAAACCATTTATGTGTTCAGCATCCAATTTTAGTGGTGAAAGATGAGACAACTAAATAAATTGGACTAATAGCGAACGAACTATCGTGCTAACTAGGCACGTATAACAACAAAATCGCCCAGCCAAATCTGGTTCGAGTCTGTCACCTTCAAGGAGTCGGACGGCGCGAGTTTAGAGGCGCGGCGACGTCCTCTCCCCGCGCTGCTCTCGCGGCGCGGCTTTTTCCTCGAGGCGCCTGCTGCCTGAACCTGCACCTGCGCCGGAGCCGTCGCGGGTGTCCTCGGCCTCCGCGCCCGAGAACCGCGGCGCCCCCCGCCGTCATCTTCCCCAGAGGAAGAGGACAGAACAACGACCTGCGGTCGCTTCCCCATTGGTGGAATGCCTTGGTGGAATGGTGGCGGCGGGGATAGCAATTTCAAGGGCCAAGGGCTAGAGGTCGGAAATCTGCACGACGAGCGAGATTGTGGGGGTTTGTTTGGATCCCCCGCGCTTGGGAGGGGTTGGCAGGGTCTAGTCGGGGAGGGAaaccggagagagagagagagagagaggcacgcCGGCGCCTTCCAGGAGAAGGAATGAATTCCTCCTCCAGCGACGAGGAGGTCCGGATCTTCTGCGGCCGTCCACGTGAATATTCGCAAACTCCTGTGTGTTTTGGACATTTTGACTTTAGGTCCTTGATCACTTGTTTGTATCATTGTATATGGAGTACACTAGGTAAGTCTCCGTGCGTTGTACCGGAAATAATAACATTGTTACGAGATAACATGCATCATGATCTGCATAAAAATTTCAATGCAATAAGGATCAGGAATATTTTTTGTCAAAATGATCGAAGATGAGTTGAAAAACAATTGTACTCGTGGTGTAATGTCAACAACATGCATGGCAACGACGATGCAAACCCCTTCTTCAACCTTCTGCACCCTCTCTCCTTGTCGTTCCTAACCTCTACCTGTAGCTTTGTAGCCAAACCACATGGACCGAGAAATAGTGCACCCATGTAAACCATTAGTGCTGCGCTCTGTTGAATGCTCCAACACCCCAAAAAATTCAGCTCCAAATTCTTGAAATTTTTTTCCATTTATCCTTTGTTGTCGACGggaaaaaaatatattttgtctCTTTAGGCCGTTACATGCATTTCTAGCTATATCTGAATGAGACATGATCATCATCAGGTATCATGTGTTATCATTTTCAAGAGCACCTCTGCACCTGTCTCCTGGCCGCATCTATACTATTGAACAATAACAATATCAAAGAAAATCAGTATATCTTCTGGCGGCAGAGGTTGACGCATAGAACTTCTGTTGATCGTGGTCCGGACGGTGGCAGATTGACCTCTTTGTGCGTGACTATTCTCCTTGGTTGGTATCCTGGAACAAAGCAGACATCCCTAAGAGACGAGCGACGAAGAGTGCGAAGAGAAAACAATTCGTCAGAGACTTCATTGAACCATTGGAGAGGATACTCACTTACTAACGTttgtagggggggggggggctcctcGCAATCCTGTGGAAACCCCTGTAAACAGATGCTAAAATGTGAGGGCCTGCTACTGCAAAAATATAAATTGATACCTTACAATGTGAAGCGATGAGTGCCccattcgtttcgctgaaaaaaaacaaaccgaaacactgttccggctgatttgttgtgagagaaaaacactgttccgactgaaaaaacaagctaaaaaagacggattataagagaagcgaacaagaCCTTTGTTGTTAATCAACTACTTAACATCACTGTTTCTCATGTTTTCAAATACGAGGCACAAGACTCTGGAGCTCTTGTTTTCAAACCTGGTTTGACGATCTAAAATCCCCATGAAGATTATTTGATTCTATTGATCTATTTCAGACATGAAGACAGGAAATTGCAGAACACTGAAACATGGTGGCCTTCAATTTAATGCATGAATGTTGGTCCAAATTTAGACAGAGAGTGAGGATGGAATGAGCTATCAGTagattctttttagttgtagagatttcACCGGAGAAAAtcaaaatcagccaacagtaagaATTGAGGTCTAAATTACTGTACAACTGTATTTGACACTTCCTTTCTGTTACTTTTGTACCAGCATAAAGATTCCAGCTAAGATTTGTACAAATTATTCTTCTAGcaacccgcccccccccccccccccccccacttcgTTAACCCCATTTAGATTCCAGTTAAGATAATAAGCAACACGGTGAATGCAAGACTAGCATGTATGCAGCGGCTGCTGCAGCCGTATAACAGTGAACCAagactagggccttgtttagttcgtgaaaatttttgggaaatggtactctagtactttcgttgttatttagcaattagtgttcaatcatagtctaattaagcttaaaagattcgtctcgtgaattttgtctaaactgtgtaattagttttattttttatttatatttaatacttcatgcatgcgtctaaagatgaagtgcaactaaacagcACCTAGGATGTATGCAGCGCCCTGCAGCAACAGCCAGAGAAAAAAGACAGTCGATCTCTGTTGTCTTAGTGCCTTCTGCAGAGTCTGACTTCAGAATTTTTATGTCATGTCACTTCACACATATGTGCTGCAATttttgtttagatgccatccaaattctaagtttttttactctctctccatcacatcaatttttagtcgcttacatggagtattaaatgtagataaaaaaattaactaattgcacagtttagttcgaaatcacgagatgaatcttttgagcctagttggtccacgattggacaatatttgtcaaataagacgaaagtgctactattcatcgggttaaaattttttcgcaatctaaacgaggccctagcATACTCTATTGAGAGCACTAACCTAAACGAAGACATTTGATATTATTTTTCAAAAAGGAGAAAAAGATTACAGTAAAATCAACAATAAATACACTGACTGATGGCTTGTATGCTATGGATCATAAATAATGCAAATGAGGTGTATGAAAGTCATTAACCCAATATAATAGATGTTTAAATGAAAATTTGTAGCTACCCTAACTTTTTCACTATTTTCACACTAGTTACCTTTGAGAATCTTAAAAATCGTGATTACAATTCTTTTATAAAAGTATAGAATATATTTTGATGGGATCAACCATGTTTAGCCGACCCCCCTTACTCAAAATATCTGGTTCCGCCACTGCTAGCAACTGCTCCTTGCATACCTGTAAAAATGGCATTTGACAACAATAGAGTCCTTATTTCAAGTTAATCTTATTCATAAATTAGGGAAGGGCAGATAATACTTGGCTTTACACACTTACACTGTTGTAATAAGTTCAGAAGTTCAATCTTG
It encodes:
- the LOC136548357 gene encoding cell cycle checkpoint protein RAD17-like isoform X2; amino-acid sequence: MTSACQAGFIRKTKELWVDKYKPHSLAELAVHKKKIEDVKKWLEEKLKAPKTTVGGWTLVLTGQTGVGKSATVKAIADDLGADLCEWTTPVPTLWAEHIHANSGLRYISKLEEFETFVEKIRKYSMLCPTNTKSQRKLIIILIDDIPVTSGSVAFARLGKCLTGLIRSTQVPTVISLTHYHKSESNDTAMWKSEDLESLLQDAGAHKIAFNPVTTNSIKKILVRICKEESCNASEELLHQMATSSGGDIRHAIMSLQYYCLDPRRHSSALATSSNRTGSKSHDSLVPGHESYGPSSALPSPCGRDETLSLFHALGKFLHNKRETNSDVGTDLDPFPLKENLRRNSLKMDVPEKILSQAHGKVRTVADFLYENVIDFIDSEAVDDAWAVVSYLSDADCLLTASPIASYNSENIAQLIAASVAARGVLFGNAHGTASRWHTIRSPKLWQIEQSFRSNKDHILKERFDCSRMCGFSNYYDLVTEFRPFERWIGPRNGHRSCLPHGVGGSPLGVADGNNSEDDDDMIEDC
- the LOC136548357 gene encoding cell cycle checkpoint protein RAD17-like isoform X1; its protein translation is MIQTSDQGPKVKMSKTHRSLRIFTWTAAEDPDLLVAGGGIHSFSWKAPACLSLSLSLRFPSPTRPCQPLPSAGDPNKPPQSRSSCRFPTSSPWPLKLLSPPPPFHQGIPPMGKRPQVVVLSSSSGEDDGGGRRGSRARRPRTPATAPAQVQVQAAGASRKKPRRESSAGRGRRRASKLAPSDSLKAEFDMLSEDFSECFNDFSMPGFIRKTKELWVDKYKPHSLAELAVHKKKIEDVKKWLEEKLKAPKTTVGGWTLVLTGQTGVGKSATVKAIADDLGADLCEWTTPVPTLWAEHIHANSGLRYISKLEEFETFVEKIRKYSMLCPTNTKSQRKLIIILIDDIPVTSGSVAFARLGKCLTGLIRSTQVPTVISLTHYHKSESNDTAMWKSEDLESLLQDAGAHKIAFNPVTTNSIKKILVRICKEESCNASEELLHQMATSSGGDIRHAIMSLQYYCLDPRRHSSALATSSNRTGSKSHDSLVPGHESYGPSSALPSPCGRDETLSLFHALGKFLHNKRETNSDVGTDLDPFPLKENLRRNSLKMDVPEKILSQAHGKVRTVADFLYENVIDFIDSEAVDDAWAVVSYLSDADCLLTASPIASYNSENIAQLIAASVAARGVLFGNAHGTASRWHTIRSPKLWQIEQSFRSNKDHILKERFDCSRMCGFSNYYDLVTEFRPFERWIGPRNGHRSCLPHGVGGSPLGVADGNNSEDDDDMIEDC